In the bacterium genome, one interval contains:
- a CDS encoding outer membrane beta-barrel protein, which produces MKWFKRLVFLSMVLFFGLSLQAQEDGESNDAGHPKTKFGIGISIGTNTHRFGDDEDYKFYKTGAVMGIYVPININGKWRMEPEVSFNTMSGKINSEEGIYSYSSSSTLKISRYGVGVLYRKKREQTETYLGVRFGKAFVEDKSSSSYEEPGYENARSEKRNRSDLYLGPVAGGEYYFSPFFSIGGEAQVIYTKVGRTYGDEYEDDEDGNIDFDVHAWDTRAHLFVRWYF; this is translated from the coding sequence ATGAAGTGGTTTAAGAGATTAGTGTTTTTGAGTATGGTGTTATTTTTCGGATTATCACTGCAAGCGCAAGAGGATGGGGAAAGCAACGATGCCGGACATCCTAAAACAAAATTCGGAATCGGTATTTCGATTGGAACGAATACGCACCGGTTTGGTGATGATGAAGATTACAAATTCTACAAAACCGGGGCGGTTATGGGTATTTATGTGCCCATTAATATCAATGGCAAGTGGCGCATGGAACCGGAAGTAAGTTTTAATACGATGTCCGGTAAAATAAATAGTGAAGAAGGAATTTATTCTTATTCATCCAGCTCGACGTTGAAAATATCACGATATGGCGTGGGTGTTCTTTACCGCAAAAAACGAGAACAGACAGAAACCTATCTTGGCGTACGCTTTGGTAAAGCCTTTGTAGAAGACAAAAGTAGCTCTTCGTACGAAGAACCTGGTTATGAGAATGCCCGTAGTGAAAAACGGAATAGATCCGACTTGTATCTCGGACCGGTGGCGGGTGGTGAATATTATTTTTCTCCTTTTTTTAGTATTGGCGGCGAAGCGCAGGTGATCTATACGAAAGTCGGTCGAACTTATGGTGATGAATACGAGGATGATGAAGACGGTAATATTGACTTCGATGTTCATGCGTGGGATACACGTGCTCATTTGTTTGTCCGATGGTATTTTTAA